Proteins encoded within one genomic window of Triticum aestivum cultivar Chinese Spring chromosome 2D, IWGSC CS RefSeq v2.1, whole genome shotgun sequence:
- the LOC123055386 gene encoding uncharacterized protein isoform X1, producing the protein MHPRSRIRGREPPPPPPPSSGGRYRRRSPPLPPPSPRPQHHQRRAPPRRSSPERPPPRRLLALDEKPLPPPAAALVVAAERRWRNDVLLEAGRLAAHYLVAQGVLPDHVLHAREDPSPKHHHVLHARDDPIPSPRPEISAPAGYARKRDDDGDDPRWRRNGGGGGGADWGRDKRDEDDCARLARAKSGWDRRTQSFDGRRRYNEGDGGRGAGGDADRGVRRSHPYDEKRRPAMSRSYSQNDRRASSDDRRPPPIDDRRPSVDRRLDRKRRSRSRSRSRSRSRSRTRPRSSYSGGRRDPDWRPRGGDFDQPRSGDLDQSKVPAEPGTVASRDGDVGGDDVDKLPRDPKIVRSEVVMVEANDGASHEDEAAVEPEHDGARHEDEEAEYEYEEVVESDDHGEDDDGVTYEYEEMETEDNGQDDEAAAVAGLNDADAAEINASHQLPMVDVHPSEPAEEPAHTQPQLSDVEEATEAGVARADACLIEPVADSSGCSEVRGETEAPQSQPETELHVRDEMEAPQSELGTELQVRGEMEALQSEHETELQVAGEMAAPQSEVETGLQVAGEMAAPQSEPEAELQVAGEMEAPQSEPETELQVADEMEAPQSELETELQVADEMEAPQSELETELQVAGEMEAPHSELGTELQVAGEMEAPQIEPGTELQVAGEMEAPRSELGTELQVAGEMEALQSEPETELVEENPQIEIEHGTELQVAGEMEALQSEPETELVEETPQMEIEHGTELQVAGEVEALQSELETELVEETPQMEIELGTELQVAGEMEAPQTEHESELVEETTQIEIEAADGDPTRDEEELPAWYQIFDLNVDGTRESCEVTEIPGDPPEEHASDSLPDLVGQLSQQAYCDPPDTQVQDKRADENQQFEDDQVLLNQGIGMHDLDRNYQNSEQMLINQIADEHEQGDQQLEGEQIILSNEGAMLKQDAEEQVENEQLLPDRATDVNHQIKEEQMLLDHVTVVHDLDHCDLNGEQMLLTDDSVNKSAVDGGQLKDGQMDRAAKRQATLRSLDNGQMMIPIINLDDDDDDDDYAEQPGTREFLEPKSDALHVDNFLPERMCSQDEQAASFPDHQTNIPASSSSVPPHSGNRWTGMGAVNAQGIPSDDGVLYGGAFDKIPLEVINVWDLPSTELGKS; encoded by the exons ATGCACCCGAGGTCGCGCATTCGCGGacgcgagccgccgccgccgcccccgccgtcatcGGGAGGACGATACCGCCGACGGTCCCCGCCCCTGCCGCCGCCCTCCCCGCGGCCGCAGCACCACCAGCGCCGGGCCCCGCCGCGGCGCAGCAGCCCCGAACGGCCGCCCCCGCGCCGCCTGCTGGCGTTGGACGAGAAGCCCCTCCCGCCGCCGGCGGCCGCGCTCGTCGTCGCCGCCGAACGGCGCTGGCGCAACGACGTGCTCCTCGAGGCCGGCCGCCTGGCCGCCCACTACCTGGTCGCGCAGGGCGTCCTCCCCGACCACGTTCTCCACGCCCGGGAAGACCCCAGCCCCAAGCACCACCACGTTCTCCACGCCAGGGACGACCCCATCCCCAGCCCCCGCCCCGAGATCTCCGCCCCCGCCGGCTACGCCAGGAAGAGGGATGACGACGGAGACGACCCCAGATGGCGGAGgaacggaggaggcggcggcggcgccgactgGGGCCGCGACAAGAGGGACGAGGACGACTGCGCCAGGCTAGCCCGGGCCAAGTCGGGCTGGGACCGGAGGACCCAGAGCTTTGACGGAAGACGCAGGTACAACGAGGGCGATGGCGGACGCGGTGCTGGCGGTGATGCCGACCGGGGCGTTCGCCGGAGCCACCCGTACGACGAGAAGAGGAGacccgccatgtcacgctcctacTCTCAGAACGACCGCCGGGCCTCCAGCGACGACCGCCGGCCACCCCCCATCGATGACCGCCGGCCCTCTGTTGACCGCAGACTGGACCGGAAGCGGAGGAGCAGAAGCCGGAGTagaagccggagccggagccggagcagaACCAGGCCCAGGAGCTCTTACAGTGGCGGCCGGAGGGATCCAGACTGGCGACCACGCGGTGGTGATTTCGATCAGCCACGCAGTGGCGATCTGGATCAGAGCAAGGTGCCAGCAGAGCCTGGAACTGTTGCCAGCCGCGACGGTGATGTGGGCGGCGATGATGTCGATAAACTGCCAAGGGATCCAAAGATTGTTCGctcggaggtggtgatggtggaggcGAATGacggtgccagccatgaagatgaAGCTGCGGTGGAACCAGAGCATGATGGTGCCAGGCATGAGGATGAAGAGGCAGAGTATGAGTATGAAGAGGTGGTGGAATCAGATGAtcatggtgaagatgatgatggtgtCACCTATGAATATGAAGAGATGGAAACAGAGGACAATGGTCAGGACGATGAGGCTGCTGCTGTTGCTGGCTTGAATGATGCAGATGCTGCTGAAATAAATGCCAGCCACCAACTGCCCATGGTGGATGTTCATCCATCAGAGCCTGCTGAGGAACCGGCGCACACGCAGCCCCAGCTCAGCGACGTCGAGGAGGCCACGGAGGCGGGCGTTGCGCGTGCGGATGCATGCCTGATTGAACCAGTGGCTGACAGCAGTGGTTGTTCTGAAGTTAGAGGTGAAACGGAGGCTCCGCAAAGTCAACCTGAAACTGAACTTCACGTTAGAGATGAAATGGAGGCTCCGCAGAGCGAACTTGGAACTGAACTTCAAGTTAGAGGTGAAATGGAGGCTCTGCAGAGTGAACATGAAACTGAACTTCAAGTTGCAGGTGAAATGGCGGCTCCGCAGAGTGAAGTTGAAACTGGACTTCAAGTTGCAGGTGAAATGGCGGCTCCTCAAAGTGAGCCTGAAGCTGAACTTCAAGTTGCAGGTGAAATGGAGGCTCCTCAAAGTGAACCTGAAACTGAACTTCAAGTTGCCGATGAGATGGAGGCTCCGCAAAGTGAACTTGAAACAGAACTTCAAGTTGCTGATGAGATGGAGGCTCCGCAAAGTGAACTTGAAACAGAACTTCAAGTAGCAGGTGAGATGGAGGCTCCGCATAGTGAACTTGGAACTGAACTTCAAGTGGCAGGTGAAATGGAGGCTCCGCAAATTGAACCTGGGACTGAACTTCAAGTGGCAGGTGAAATGGAGGCTCCGCGAAGTGAACTTGGAACTGAACTTCAAGTGGCAGGTGAAATGGAGGCTCTGCAAAGTGAACCTGAAACTGAACTTGTCGAGGAAAATCCACAAATAGAAATTGAGCATGGAACTGAACTTCAAGTGGCAGGTGAAATGGAGGCTCTGCAAAGTGAACCTGAAactgaacttgtcgaggaaactccACAAATGGAAATTGAGCATGGAACTGAACTTCAAGTGGCAGGTGAAGTGGAGGCTCTGCAAAGTGAACTTGAAactgaacttgtcgaggaaactccACAAATGGAAATTGAGCTTGGAACTGAACTTCAAGTGGCAGGTGAAATGGAGGCTCCGCAAACTGAACATGAAtctgaacttgtcgaggaaacaaCACAAATTGAAATTGAAGCTGCTGATGGCGATCCTACTAGAGATGAAGAAGAGCTGCCGGCTTGGTATCAAATTTTTGACCTCAATGTCGACGGAACTCGTGAGAGCTGTGAAGTGACTGAGATTCCCGGTGATCCTCCTGAAGAACATGCTTCTGATTCTCTGCCTGATTTAGTTGGTCAGCTGAGCCAGCAAGCATACTGTGATCCTCCAGATACTCAAGTTCAAGATAAACGTGCAGATGAAAACCAACAGTTCGAGGATGATCAGGTGCTTCTAAATCAGGGTATTGGCATGCATGATTTGGATAGGAACTACCAGAACAGTGAGCAGATGCTTATAAATCAGATAGCCGATGAGCATGAACAGGGTGATCAACAGCTGGAGGGCGAGCAAATAATTTTAAGCAATGAGGGAGCAATGCTAAAGCAAGATGCGGAGGAGCAGGTGGAGAATGAGCAGTTGCTACCTGATCGTGCTACAGACGTTAATCACCAGATAAAGGAGGAGCAAATGCTTCTAGATCATGTTACAGTTGTGCATGACTTGGATCATTGTGATCTGAACGGTGAACAGATGCTACTAACAGATGATTCAGTTAATAAATCTGCAGTTGATGGGGGCCAGTTGAAGGATGGGCAAATGGACCGGGCTGCAAAGAGACAAGCTACACTTCGCAGCCTGGACAATGGCCAAATGATGATTCCTATAATTAATttggatgacgacgacgatgatgatgattatgcagaGCAGCCTGGTACCAGAGAATTCTTAGAGCCCAA AAGTGATGCCTTACACGTGGATAATTTTCTGCCAGAACGTATGTGTTCTCAAGACGAGCAAGCCGCAAGCTTTCCTGACCATCAGACTAACATCCCAGCATCTTCTTCATCGGTTCCACCACATTCCGGGAATAGGTGGACTGGGATGGGAGCTGTCAATGCACAG GGAATTCCCAGTGATGATGGCGTCCTATATGGTGGTGCGTTTGACAAGATACCATTAG AAGTGATCAATGTGTGGGACCTGCCATCAACGGAGCTGGGGAAATCCTGA
- the LOC123055386 gene encoding uncharacterized protein isoform X3, translating into MHPRSRIRGREPPPPPPPSSGGRYRRRSPPLPPPSPRPQHHQRRAPPRRSSPERPPPRRLLALDEKPLPPPAAALVVAAERRWRNDVLLEAGRLAAHYLVAQGVLPDHVLHAREDPSPKHHHVLHARDDPIPSPRPEISAPAGYARKRDDDGDDPRWRRNGGGGGGADWGRDKRDEDDCARLARAKSGWDRRTQSFDGRRRYNEGDGGRGAGGDADRGVRRSHPYDEKRRPAMSRSYSQNDRRASSDDRRPPPIDDRRPSVDRRLDRKRRSRSRSRSRSRSRSRTRPRSSYSGGRRDPDWRPRGGDFDQPRSGDLDQSKVPAEPGTVASRDGDVGGDDVDKLPRDPKIVRSEVVMVEANDGASHEDEAAVEPEHDGARHEDEEAEYEYEEVVESDDHGEDDDGVTYEYEEMETEDNGQDDEAAAVAGLNDADAAEINASHQLPMVDVHPSEPAEEPAHTQPQLSDVEEATEAGVARADACLIEPVADSSGCSEVRGETEAPQSQPETELHVRDEMEAPQSELGTELQVRGEMEALQSEHETELQVAGEMAAPQSEVETGLQVAGEMAAPQSEPEAELQVAGEMEAPQSEPETELQVADEMEAPQSELETELQVADEMEAPQSELETELQVAGEMEAPHSELGTELQVAGEMEAPQIEPGTELQVAGEMEAPRSELGTELQVAGEMEALQSEPETELVEENPQIEIEHGTELQVAGEMEALQSEPETELVEETPQMEIEHGTELQVAGEVEALQSELETELVEETPQMEIELGTELQVAGEMEAPQTEHESELVEETTQIEIEAADGDPTRDEEELPAWYQIFDLNVDGTRESCEVTEIPGDPPEEHASDSLPDLVGQLSQQAYCDPPDTQVQDKRADENQQFEDDQVLLNQGIGMHDLDRNYQNSEQMLINQIADEHEQGDQQLEGEQIILSNEGAMLKQDAEEQVENEQLLPDRATDVNHQIKEEQMLLDHVTVVHDLDHCDLNGEQMLLTDDSVNKSAVDGGQLKDGQMDRAAKRQATLRSLDNGQMMIPIINLDDDDDDDDYAEQPGTREFLEPKTYVFSRRASRKLS; encoded by the exons ATGCACCCGAGGTCGCGCATTCGCGGacgcgagccgccgccgccgcccccgccgtcatcGGGAGGACGATACCGCCGACGGTCCCCGCCCCTGCCGCCGCCCTCCCCGCGGCCGCAGCACCACCAGCGCCGGGCCCCGCCGCGGCGCAGCAGCCCCGAACGGCCGCCCCCGCGCCGCCTGCTGGCGTTGGACGAGAAGCCCCTCCCGCCGCCGGCGGCCGCGCTCGTCGTCGCCGCCGAACGGCGCTGGCGCAACGACGTGCTCCTCGAGGCCGGCCGCCTGGCCGCCCACTACCTGGTCGCGCAGGGCGTCCTCCCCGACCACGTTCTCCACGCCCGGGAAGACCCCAGCCCCAAGCACCACCACGTTCTCCACGCCAGGGACGACCCCATCCCCAGCCCCCGCCCCGAGATCTCCGCCCCCGCCGGCTACGCCAGGAAGAGGGATGACGACGGAGACGACCCCAGATGGCGGAGgaacggaggaggcggcggcggcgccgactgGGGCCGCGACAAGAGGGACGAGGACGACTGCGCCAGGCTAGCCCGGGCCAAGTCGGGCTGGGACCGGAGGACCCAGAGCTTTGACGGAAGACGCAGGTACAACGAGGGCGATGGCGGACGCGGTGCTGGCGGTGATGCCGACCGGGGCGTTCGCCGGAGCCACCCGTACGACGAGAAGAGGAGacccgccatgtcacgctcctacTCTCAGAACGACCGCCGGGCCTCCAGCGACGACCGCCGGCCACCCCCCATCGATGACCGCCGGCCCTCTGTTGACCGCAGACTGGACCGGAAGCGGAGGAGCAGAAGCCGGAGTagaagccggagccggagccggagcagaACCAGGCCCAGGAGCTCTTACAGTGGCGGCCGGAGGGATCCAGACTGGCGACCACGCGGTGGTGATTTCGATCAGCCACGCAGTGGCGATCTGGATCAGAGCAAGGTGCCAGCAGAGCCTGGAACTGTTGCCAGCCGCGACGGTGATGTGGGCGGCGATGATGTCGATAAACTGCCAAGGGATCCAAAGATTGTTCGctcggaggtggtgatggtggaggcGAATGacggtgccagccatgaagatgaAGCTGCGGTGGAACCAGAGCATGATGGTGCCAGGCATGAGGATGAAGAGGCAGAGTATGAGTATGAAGAGGTGGTGGAATCAGATGAtcatggtgaagatgatgatggtgtCACCTATGAATATGAAGAGATGGAAACAGAGGACAATGGTCAGGACGATGAGGCTGCTGCTGTTGCTGGCTTGAATGATGCAGATGCTGCTGAAATAAATGCCAGCCACCAACTGCCCATGGTGGATGTTCATCCATCAGAGCCTGCTGAGGAACCGGCGCACACGCAGCCCCAGCTCAGCGACGTCGAGGAGGCCACGGAGGCGGGCGTTGCGCGTGCGGATGCATGCCTGATTGAACCAGTGGCTGACAGCAGTGGTTGTTCTGAAGTTAGAGGTGAAACGGAGGCTCCGCAAAGTCAACCTGAAACTGAACTTCACGTTAGAGATGAAATGGAGGCTCCGCAGAGCGAACTTGGAACTGAACTTCAAGTTAGAGGTGAAATGGAGGCTCTGCAGAGTGAACATGAAACTGAACTTCAAGTTGCAGGTGAAATGGCGGCTCCGCAGAGTGAAGTTGAAACTGGACTTCAAGTTGCAGGTGAAATGGCGGCTCCTCAAAGTGAGCCTGAAGCTGAACTTCAAGTTGCAGGTGAAATGGAGGCTCCTCAAAGTGAACCTGAAACTGAACTTCAAGTTGCCGATGAGATGGAGGCTCCGCAAAGTGAACTTGAAACAGAACTTCAAGTTGCTGATGAGATGGAGGCTCCGCAAAGTGAACTTGAAACAGAACTTCAAGTAGCAGGTGAGATGGAGGCTCCGCATAGTGAACTTGGAACTGAACTTCAAGTGGCAGGTGAAATGGAGGCTCCGCAAATTGAACCTGGGACTGAACTTCAAGTGGCAGGTGAAATGGAGGCTCCGCGAAGTGAACTTGGAACTGAACTTCAAGTGGCAGGTGAAATGGAGGCTCTGCAAAGTGAACCTGAAACTGAACTTGTCGAGGAAAATCCACAAATAGAAATTGAGCATGGAACTGAACTTCAAGTGGCAGGTGAAATGGAGGCTCTGCAAAGTGAACCTGAAactgaacttgtcgaggaaactccACAAATGGAAATTGAGCATGGAACTGAACTTCAAGTGGCAGGTGAAGTGGAGGCTCTGCAAAGTGAACTTGAAactgaacttgtcgaggaaactccACAAATGGAAATTGAGCTTGGAACTGAACTTCAAGTGGCAGGTGAAATGGAGGCTCCGCAAACTGAACATGAAtctgaacttgtcgaggaaacaaCACAAATTGAAATTGAAGCTGCTGATGGCGATCCTACTAGAGATGAAGAAGAGCTGCCGGCTTGGTATCAAATTTTTGACCTCAATGTCGACGGAACTCGTGAGAGCTGTGAAGTGACTGAGATTCCCGGTGATCCTCCTGAAGAACATGCTTCTGATTCTCTGCCTGATTTAGTTGGTCAGCTGAGCCAGCAAGCATACTGTGATCCTCCAGATACTCAAGTTCAAGATAAACGTGCAGATGAAAACCAACAGTTCGAGGATGATCAGGTGCTTCTAAATCAGGGTATTGGCATGCATGATTTGGATAGGAACTACCAGAACAGTGAGCAGATGCTTATAAATCAGATAGCCGATGAGCATGAACAGGGTGATCAACAGCTGGAGGGCGAGCAAATAATTTTAAGCAATGAGGGAGCAATGCTAAAGCAAGATGCGGAGGAGCAGGTGGAGAATGAGCAGTTGCTACCTGATCGTGCTACAGACGTTAATCACCAGATAAAGGAGGAGCAAATGCTTCTAGATCATGTTACAGTTGTGCATGACTTGGATCATTGTGATCTGAACGGTGAACAGATGCTACTAACAGATGATTCAGTTAATAAATCTGCAGTTGATGGGGGCCAGTTGAAGGATGGGCAAATGGACCGGGCTGCAAAGAGACAAGCTACACTTCGCAGCCTGGACAATGGCCAAATGATGATTCCTATAATTAATttggatgacgacgacgatgatgatgattatgcagaGCAGCCTGGTACCAGAGAATTCTTAGAGCCCAA AACGTATGTGTTCTCAAGACGAGCAAGCCGCAAGCTTTCCTGA
- the LOC123055386 gene encoding uncharacterized protein isoform X2: MHPRSRIRGREPPPPPPPSSGGRYRRRSPPLPPPSPRPQHHQRRAPPRRSSPERPPPRRLLALDEKPLPPPAAALVVAAERRWRNDVLLEAGRLAAHYLVAQGVLPDHVLHAREDPSPKHHHVLHARDDPIPSPRPEISAPAGYARKRDDDGDDPRWRRNGGGGGGADWGRDKRDEDDCARLARAKSGWDRRTQSFDGRRRYNEGDGGRGAGGDADRGVRRSHPYDEKRRPAMSRSYSQNDRRASSDDRRPPPIDDRRPSVDRRLDRKRRSRSRSRSRSRSRSRTRPRSSYSGGRRDPDWRPRGGDFDQPRSGDLDQSKVPAEPGTVASRDGDVGGDDVDKLPRDPKIVRSEVVMVEANDGASHEDEAAVEPEHDGARHEDEEAEYEYEEVVESDDHGEDDDGVTYEYEEMETEDNGQDDEAAAVAGLNDADAAEINASHQLPMVDVHPSEPAEEPAHTQPQLSDVEEATEAGVARADACLIEPVADSSGCSEVRGETEAPQSQPETELHVRDEMEAPQSELGTELQVRGEMEALQSEHETELQVAGEMAAPQSEVETGLQVAGEMAAPQSEPEAELQVAGEMEAPQSEPETELQVADEMEAPQSELETELQVADEMEAPQSELETELQVAGEMEAPHSELGTELQVAGEMEAPQIEPGTELQVAGEMEAPRSELGTELQVAGEMEALQSEPETELVEENPQIEIEHGTELQVAGEMEALQSEPETELVEETPQMEIEHGTELQVAGEVEALQSELETELVEETPQMEIELGTELQVAGEMEAPQTEHESELVEETTQIEIEAADGDPTRDEEELPAWYQIFDLNVDGTRESCEVTEIPGDPPEEHASDSLPDLVGQLSQQAYCDPPDTQVQDKRADENQQFEDDQVLLNQGIGMHDLDRNYQNSEQMLINQIADEHEQGDQQLEGEQIILSNEGAMLKQDAEEQVENEQLLPDRATDVNHQIKEEQMLLDHVTVVHDLDHCDLNGEQMLLTDDSVNKSAVDGGQLKDGQMDRAAKRQATLRSLDNGQMMIPIINLDDDDDDDDYAEQPGTREFLEPKSDALHVDNFLPERMCSQDEQAASFPDHQTNIPASSSSVPPHSGNRWTGMGAVNAQGIPSDDGVLYGGAFDKIPLVINVWDLPSTELGKS; this comes from the exons ATGCACCCGAGGTCGCGCATTCGCGGacgcgagccgccgccgccgcccccgccgtcatcGGGAGGACGATACCGCCGACGGTCCCCGCCCCTGCCGCCGCCCTCCCCGCGGCCGCAGCACCACCAGCGCCGGGCCCCGCCGCGGCGCAGCAGCCCCGAACGGCCGCCCCCGCGCCGCCTGCTGGCGTTGGACGAGAAGCCCCTCCCGCCGCCGGCGGCCGCGCTCGTCGTCGCCGCCGAACGGCGCTGGCGCAACGACGTGCTCCTCGAGGCCGGCCGCCTGGCCGCCCACTACCTGGTCGCGCAGGGCGTCCTCCCCGACCACGTTCTCCACGCCCGGGAAGACCCCAGCCCCAAGCACCACCACGTTCTCCACGCCAGGGACGACCCCATCCCCAGCCCCCGCCCCGAGATCTCCGCCCCCGCCGGCTACGCCAGGAAGAGGGATGACGACGGAGACGACCCCAGATGGCGGAGgaacggaggaggcggcggcggcgccgactgGGGCCGCGACAAGAGGGACGAGGACGACTGCGCCAGGCTAGCCCGGGCCAAGTCGGGCTGGGACCGGAGGACCCAGAGCTTTGACGGAAGACGCAGGTACAACGAGGGCGATGGCGGACGCGGTGCTGGCGGTGATGCCGACCGGGGCGTTCGCCGGAGCCACCCGTACGACGAGAAGAGGAGacccgccatgtcacgctcctacTCTCAGAACGACCGCCGGGCCTCCAGCGACGACCGCCGGCCACCCCCCATCGATGACCGCCGGCCCTCTGTTGACCGCAGACTGGACCGGAAGCGGAGGAGCAGAAGCCGGAGTagaagccggagccggagccggagcagaACCAGGCCCAGGAGCTCTTACAGTGGCGGCCGGAGGGATCCAGACTGGCGACCACGCGGTGGTGATTTCGATCAGCCACGCAGTGGCGATCTGGATCAGAGCAAGGTGCCAGCAGAGCCTGGAACTGTTGCCAGCCGCGACGGTGATGTGGGCGGCGATGATGTCGATAAACTGCCAAGGGATCCAAAGATTGTTCGctcggaggtggtgatggtggaggcGAATGacggtgccagccatgaagatgaAGCTGCGGTGGAACCAGAGCATGATGGTGCCAGGCATGAGGATGAAGAGGCAGAGTATGAGTATGAAGAGGTGGTGGAATCAGATGAtcatggtgaagatgatgatggtgtCACCTATGAATATGAAGAGATGGAAACAGAGGACAATGGTCAGGACGATGAGGCTGCTGCTGTTGCTGGCTTGAATGATGCAGATGCTGCTGAAATAAATGCCAGCCACCAACTGCCCATGGTGGATGTTCATCCATCAGAGCCTGCTGAGGAACCGGCGCACACGCAGCCCCAGCTCAGCGACGTCGAGGAGGCCACGGAGGCGGGCGTTGCGCGTGCGGATGCATGCCTGATTGAACCAGTGGCTGACAGCAGTGGTTGTTCTGAAGTTAGAGGTGAAACGGAGGCTCCGCAAAGTCAACCTGAAACTGAACTTCACGTTAGAGATGAAATGGAGGCTCCGCAGAGCGAACTTGGAACTGAACTTCAAGTTAGAGGTGAAATGGAGGCTCTGCAGAGTGAACATGAAACTGAACTTCAAGTTGCAGGTGAAATGGCGGCTCCGCAGAGTGAAGTTGAAACTGGACTTCAAGTTGCAGGTGAAATGGCGGCTCCTCAAAGTGAGCCTGAAGCTGAACTTCAAGTTGCAGGTGAAATGGAGGCTCCTCAAAGTGAACCTGAAACTGAACTTCAAGTTGCCGATGAGATGGAGGCTCCGCAAAGTGAACTTGAAACAGAACTTCAAGTTGCTGATGAGATGGAGGCTCCGCAAAGTGAACTTGAAACAGAACTTCAAGTAGCAGGTGAGATGGAGGCTCCGCATAGTGAACTTGGAACTGAACTTCAAGTGGCAGGTGAAATGGAGGCTCCGCAAATTGAACCTGGGACTGAACTTCAAGTGGCAGGTGAAATGGAGGCTCCGCGAAGTGAACTTGGAACTGAACTTCAAGTGGCAGGTGAAATGGAGGCTCTGCAAAGTGAACCTGAAACTGAACTTGTCGAGGAAAATCCACAAATAGAAATTGAGCATGGAACTGAACTTCAAGTGGCAGGTGAAATGGAGGCTCTGCAAAGTGAACCTGAAactgaacttgtcgaggaaactccACAAATGGAAATTGAGCATGGAACTGAACTTCAAGTGGCAGGTGAAGTGGAGGCTCTGCAAAGTGAACTTGAAactgaacttgtcgaggaaactccACAAATGGAAATTGAGCTTGGAACTGAACTTCAAGTGGCAGGTGAAATGGAGGCTCCGCAAACTGAACATGAAtctgaacttgtcgaggaaacaaCACAAATTGAAATTGAAGCTGCTGATGGCGATCCTACTAGAGATGAAGAAGAGCTGCCGGCTTGGTATCAAATTTTTGACCTCAATGTCGACGGAACTCGTGAGAGCTGTGAAGTGACTGAGATTCCCGGTGATCCTCCTGAAGAACATGCTTCTGATTCTCTGCCTGATTTAGTTGGTCAGCTGAGCCAGCAAGCATACTGTGATCCTCCAGATACTCAAGTTCAAGATAAACGTGCAGATGAAAACCAACAGTTCGAGGATGATCAGGTGCTTCTAAATCAGGGTATTGGCATGCATGATTTGGATAGGAACTACCAGAACAGTGAGCAGATGCTTATAAATCAGATAGCCGATGAGCATGAACAGGGTGATCAACAGCTGGAGGGCGAGCAAATAATTTTAAGCAATGAGGGAGCAATGCTAAAGCAAGATGCGGAGGAGCAGGTGGAGAATGAGCAGTTGCTACCTGATCGTGCTACAGACGTTAATCACCAGATAAAGGAGGAGCAAATGCTTCTAGATCATGTTACAGTTGTGCATGACTTGGATCATTGTGATCTGAACGGTGAACAGATGCTACTAACAGATGATTCAGTTAATAAATCTGCAGTTGATGGGGGCCAGTTGAAGGATGGGCAAATGGACCGGGCTGCAAAGAGACAAGCTACACTTCGCAGCCTGGACAATGGCCAAATGATGATTCCTATAATTAATttggatgacgacgacgatgatgatgattatgcagaGCAGCCTGGTACCAGAGAATTCTTAGAGCCCAA AAGTGATGCCTTACACGTGGATAATTTTCTGCCAGAACGTATGTGTTCTCAAGACGAGCAAGCCGCAAGCTTTCCTGACCATCAGACTAACATCCCAGCATCTTCTTCATCGGTTCCACCACATTCCGGGAATAGGTGGACTGGGATGGGAGCTGTCAATGCACAG GGAATTCCCAGTGATGATGGCGTCCTATATGGTGGTGCGTTTGACAAGATACCATTAG TGATCAATGTGTGGGACCTGCCATCAACGGAGCTGGGGAAATCCTGA